A window of Daphnia pulicaria isolate SC F1-1A chromosome 4, SC_F0-13Bv2, whole genome shotgun sequence genomic DNA:
AGCCCTGTTCTAACCAGGTCTgctagaaagaagaaagtagAAGCTAATGCTTTGCTTGGAACACCTAGTAGTAAGGCGATTACTCCTACCAAAGCTGTCAAAGGAACAAATTTGAATGCCAAGACAACAccgaaatcacaaaaaaatactaaaGGAAAGAAGGAGTTCAAACTTGAActtgatgaagatgaagatgaagatgaagaaatggaTATGGATTCTGATGATTTGGATTCTGATGACAACATGGGTGGCAATGATTCTGATGACATTGTCTCTGATGATGAAAACCTAGGTACTAATTTGCTTGTTAATTCTTAACTACTTTGAAAGAGAATTCACTCCatgccatttttatttatctgaaACAGATCAAGAGCAAGTAGAAAGACTGAAAGCAGAGCTCCAGTCAATCATTAACAAACCTGTCAGTGGCAAATCTATCTTGAAGACTACCAAAACTCCCATCAAGGTTGCAAAAACTGAGGCTACCAAAACCCCACAACCTGCtcagaaggaaaagaaggttGTCGAACAATCGGTTACTCCTAAGAAGATAATTGCCGCGGAAGTTGTTGACGAAGATGTATCCGAAAAATTAACCAAATCCCCTCAAGCGGAAAAAACTCCAAAGAAGAAAGCTAAAGAGCAGGCGAACGCCTCTCCGATTAAGTCCTCAGCGAACATTGATAACATTCCAGCGAAAACCCCAGTTAAGGTTAAAGGAGAAGATGCTTCTGCTAAAACGCCAGCAAAAGAAGCTATTCCAGTTAAAACACCTTCCAAGGAAACTACTGCCCCTATAAAGACTCCAGCTAAGGAAGCTGCTGCTCCAGTCAAGACTCCAGCCAAGCAAACTGCTGCTCCTGTCAAGACTCCAGCTAAGGAAGCTGTTCCTGCTCCAGTCAAGACTCCAGCTAAGGAAGCTGCTCCTGCTCCAGTCAAAACTCCAGCTAAGGCTGCTCCTGCTCCAGTCAAAACTCCAGCTAAGGCTGCTCCTGCTCTAGTCAAGACTCCAGCTAAGGAAGCTGCTCCTGCTCCAGTCAAGACTCCAGCTAAGGAAGCTGCTCCTGCTCCAGTCAAGACTCCAGCTAAGGCTACTCCTGCTTCAGTCAAGACTCCAGCTAAGGAAGCTGCTCCTGCTCCAGTCAAGACTCCAGCTAAGGAGGCTGCTCCTGCTCCAGTCAAGACTCCAGCTAAGGAAGCTGCTCCTGCTCCAGTCAAGACTCCAGCTAAGGAAGCTGCTCCTGCTCCAGCCAAGACTCCAGCTaagggagctgctgctgcccctaTTAAGACTCCAGCTAAGATTAAGGATGTTCCTGCTCCGGTTGGGACGCCGTCTAAAACTTCGACCAATGAAAATGAAGCATCCGTAAAGCAACCTGGAGACATACcagttgatgagaaaaaagccATAACTTTATCCaagaagttggaaaaaaagaaagcagcTCAATCCAAGGAAAATCAAGCACCAAAGGAAAAGACAGAAAGTAAAGAAGTTAAGGAAACTGTGATCGAAGATTCGGCAGTTGACGCCAAAGCTGCGAAAGCTCTTGCTAAGAGACTGAAGTGGGCACAAAAGAAAGCTCTGAAGAAAGGGGTGAAAACAGCCGAGTCTAATGGAGTTGAAACAGATGACAATGAAATCAGTGATTCCCAATTGGTTAAGAAAGAATCCAATGAAGGATTAAGCAAATCTGTCGTGCATGACATGATGAAACATCTCAGTACTAGACAAGTCGACCGTTCTCCCAAAAAGAAATCTTATGCCGCCATCTCCGAAGAAGAGCGATCCGTTGAGGTTCGCAAGAAACTTGTTGACAGTGGTAAAACGAACGAAGAAATCGAGCGAGAATTACCGAGGGtaagttttttgttgaaattaaattaatacgAATTTGCATTTActtatataattttttgttaaattataGATAATGATAGCTATACAGAGGCGCCTGAAAGACACTCGTTGTCTTAGATGTCGCCAAAAAGGTCATATGCAAAGGGACTGCCCTGTTTCTAAAGGAAGGACTACCAACAAATGTTATAAATGCGGAGACACGACTCACAACGTTAGAGAGTAAGTCCGGATTATCCCTATGTAAACTAacatttattcattcaacatttttctttaagttGTTCCATCAAGGAAGATGTGTACACGTATGCGGACTGCTTCATCTGCCATCAGACTGGTCATCTCACTCGAACTTGCCCTAGCAACGCAAAAGGAATTTATCCACATGGCGGTGGATGCTTTAAATGTGGTGACAAAACTCACTTGGCTAAACTCTGTCCTGGTGCTAAACGAGCACAAGATGATAACGAAGCACCAGaaaagatgaataaaaaagCTGTTGTTGGTGTACTGAATAGCAAGCAATCAGCTGATGCAGATATCACAGA
This region includes:
- the LOC124335877 gene encoding neurofilament heavy polypeptide-like; this translates as MVSPKKRAADSIENEDVTTPKKEKKTPKKTPKVVKLEPGTPKSLAVLKSPVHETSPLVATTSAKKAKKTPLKQKAMETPKNANTPQAGKLSQPSPVLTRSARKKKVEANALLGTPSSKAITPTKAVKGTNLNAKTTPKSQKNTKGKKEFKLELDEDEDEDEEMDMDSDDLDSDDNMGGNDSDDIVSDDENLDQEQVERLKAELQSIINKPVSGKSILKTTKTPIKVAKTEATKTPQPAQKEKKVVEQSVTPKKIIAAEVVDEDVSEKLTKSPQAEKTPKKKAKEQANASPIKSSANIDNIPAKTPVKVKGEDASAKTPAKEAIPVKTPSKETTAPIKTPAKEAAAPVKTPAKQTAAPVKTPAKEAVPAPVKTPAKEAAPAPVKTPAKAAPAPVKTPAKAAPALVKTPAKEAAPAPVKTPAKEAAPAPVKTPAKATPASVKTPAKEAAPAPVKTPAKEAAPAPVKTPAKEAAPAPVKTPAKEAAPAPAKTPAKGAAAAPIKTPAKIKDVPAPVGTPSKTSTNENEASVKQPGDIPVDEKKAITLSKKLEKKKAAQSKENQAPKEKTESKEVKETVIEDSAVDAKAAKALAKRLKWAQKKALKKGVKTAESNGVETDDNEISDSQLVKKESNEGLSKSVVHDMMKHLSTRQVDRSPKKKSYAAISEEERSVEVRKKLVDSGKTNEEIERELPRIMIAIQRRLKDTRCLRCRQKGHMQRDCPVSKGRTTNKCYKCGDTTHNVRDCSIKEDVYTYADCFICHQTGHLTRTCPSNAKGIYPHGGGCFKCGDKTHLAKLCPGAKRAQDDNEAPEKMNKKAVVGVLNSKQSADADITDVVVEKAPIKKALKQGNKKQVVKF